In Sinorhizobium sojae CCBAU 05684, a single window of DNA contains:
- a CDS encoding cytochrome c oxidase assembly protein, producing the protein MMGPLASHMVMHILLMNLLAPVAAMTACGVWHQRREPVGGALAFATAAQLFGLWIWHAPPLLTPALASVRLHLLMYGTLFLTALLYWWVVLRFRGSHSWKPILSLLVTSKLYCLLGVLFVFAPRALFTGMVSHNPAAVAPTPEAVLADQQLAGLLMLVACPTSYVLGGVVLGARWLFAMEADEIERPNTGEEAWT; encoded by the coding sequence ATGATGGGACCGCTGGCGAGCCACATGGTCATGCACATTCTGCTTATGAACCTCCTCGCCCCGGTGGCGGCGATGACCGCATGTGGCGTCTGGCATCAAAGACGGGAACCTGTGGGCGGCGCGCTGGCTTTCGCGACAGCCGCGCAACTCTTCGGCCTTTGGATATGGCACGCACCGCCGTTGCTCACGCCTGCCTTAGCCTCCGTAAGGCTTCACCTGCTCATGTACGGGACCCTTTTTCTCACCGCCCTCCTGTATTGGTGGGTGGTCCTTCGTTTCCGTGGCAGCCACAGCTGGAAGCCGATCCTGTCGCTACTCGTGACCAGCAAGCTCTATTGCCTGTTGGGTGTGCTGTTCGTGTTCGCGCCCAGGGCACTCTTCACGGGCATGGTCAGCCATAATCCAGCCGCCGTTGCCCCCACTCCTGAAGCTGTTCTGGCCGATCAGCAACTCGCGGGACTGCTCATGCTGGTTGCGTGCCCGACAAGCTACGTTCTCGGCGGCGTCGTCCTTGGCGCACGATGGCTGTTCGCCATGGAGGCGGACGAAATCGAGCGGCCAAATACGGGTGAAGAAGCGTGGACCTGA
- a CDS encoding polysaccharide pyruvyl transferase family protein → MPRVGVLTFHRCINYGSFWQARCLVDGLRLLGADPVILDHRSARIRRAEWRCAFQPLLPVRSSRADFPLYAAKIRKFAEAIAACPLSGPFEIDDPAEIEPFDLVLVGSDEVWNLSHPWYGGRPIFYGDGVQARRLVSYAATFGNLPAAQGLEFYWADKLQKFDGISVRDANSRAIIEKDLKRRATLVLDPCLQFPASLAPSREPRAGSPYLAVYGHSFPDWFQAGVRRWAASYSLTLISIGYRNDWADKQWLDAGPYDFAGFIARAAAVATNFFHGCVFSLLHAKPFVCTLSDYRSNKIGDLTRTVGAEGHLVSEETAQATYEVMLGSPLDAAIERRIAQLRLQSGTYLANVLQ, encoded by the coding sequence TTGCCGAGAGTGGGCGTCCTCACCTTTCATCGCTGCATCAACTACGGCTCATTCTGGCAGGCGCGCTGCCTGGTCGACGGTCTCCGATTGCTCGGCGCCGATCCGGTGATACTCGACCATCGCTCCGCCCGGATTCGTCGCGCCGAATGGCGCTGCGCCTTTCAGCCGCTTCTACCGGTGAGATCGTCGCGGGCGGATTTTCCGCTCTACGCTGCGAAGATCAGGAAATTTGCGGAAGCCATTGCGGCTTGTCCGCTAAGCGGTCCATTCGAAATCGATGATCCTGCGGAAATCGAACCCTTCGACCTTGTGCTTGTCGGGAGCGACGAGGTCTGGAATCTCAGCCACCCTTGGTATGGAGGCCGACCGATCTTCTATGGAGACGGCGTGCAGGCGCGCCGTCTCGTCTCCTATGCGGCGACATTTGGGAACTTGCCTGCAGCACAGGGCCTGGAGTTCTATTGGGCCGACAAGCTTCAAAAATTCGATGGCATTTCCGTACGGGACGCCAATTCGAGGGCGATCATCGAGAAGGATCTCAAGCGTCGAGCCACACTCGTCCTCGATCCCTGCCTCCAGTTTCCCGCGTCGCTTGCGCCCAGTCGGGAGCCGAGGGCAGGGTCGCCTTATCTGGCCGTATATGGCCACTCCTTCCCGGACTGGTTCCAGGCCGGCGTCCGTCGATGGGCGGCATCCTATTCGCTCACTCTCATCAGCATCGGATATCGAAACGATTGGGCCGACAAACAGTGGCTCGACGCAGGGCCGTATGACTTTGCCGGGTTCATTGCCCGCGCGGCGGCGGTTGCCACGAACTTCTTCCATGGCTGTGTGTTCTCGCTGCTTCACGCGAAGCCATTCGTTTGCACCCTGTCGGACTACCGCTCCAACAAAATAGGCGATCTTACGCGAACGGTCGGGGCCGAAGGTCACCTCGTATCAGAAGAGACGGCGCAAGCGACCTATGAGGTAATGCTCGGGAGCCCGCTGGATGCGGCCATAGAACGCCGCATCGCGCAACTACGCCTGCAGTCCGGGACGTATCTGGCCAATGTCCTCCAATGA
- a CDS encoding Coenzyme F420 hydrogenase/dehydrogenase, beta subunit C-terminal domain: MSSNERSRDHARRAVLTPTQMRRSGLCIGCGACVAQSGKGTARMRFDRFGQLEPIVSGEGDGGSAFAQICPFSPSSINEDAIAAERFASSGQIDTRIGRYEACYVGHVREGRFRAEGSSGGMANWTAVELLNERLVDGVAHVVPSCGESVGHPFFRYQISREPEDVRKGAKSRYYPVELSGVIEEIRRHPGRYAVVGIPCFVKAMHLLSRQDPVLRERLAFTLGLFCGHMKSSRFVESFAWQTGERIEAVGGVDYRLKDESRPANWYTAHLSMRDGSSRSRDWWHLVDGDWGAGFFQNSACNFCDDVVGETADISFGDAWVEPYASDGRGTNVVVVRSPELHRLIGRAMAEGRLELREVDSAFVVRTQAAGFRQRREGLAFRLSWPRRGVRPLKRIPPKFTGLPPRRMLIYWLRSVISAHSHHVFWCARTLRLPVLYLRWASAILAFYQGVTYSRGRIGRLVDRIVPREKDD, encoded by the coding sequence ATGTCCTCCAATGAAAGATCCCGTGACCATGCCAGGCGCGCCGTGCTGACGCCGACGCAGATGAGGAGGTCGGGCCTCTGTATCGGCTGCGGCGCTTGTGTGGCGCAGTCTGGTAAAGGCACAGCAAGAATGCGTTTCGACCGCTTTGGCCAGCTAGAGCCGATCGTGTCCGGCGAAGGGGACGGCGGCTCAGCATTTGCGCAAATCTGTCCCTTCTCTCCCAGTTCCATCAATGAAGACGCGATCGCTGCCGAACGTTTTGCCTCGAGCGGGCAAATCGACACCCGAATAGGACGGTACGAGGCTTGCTATGTCGGCCACGTCCGCGAAGGAAGGTTTCGGGCTGAAGGCAGTTCCGGCGGGATGGCGAACTGGACGGCGGTCGAGCTCCTGAATGAGCGGCTGGTCGACGGTGTGGCGCATGTCGTCCCATCTTGCGGGGAGAGTGTCGGTCACCCGTTCTTCCGCTATCAAATTTCGCGAGAACCGGAGGACGTCCGCAAGGGTGCCAAGTCGCGATATTACCCGGTCGAACTGTCAGGCGTTATCGAAGAGATCCGGCGACATCCCGGCCGCTATGCGGTCGTCGGCATTCCCTGCTTCGTCAAGGCCATGCATCTGCTCAGCCGACAGGATCCGGTGCTACGGGAGCGGCTCGCCTTCACGCTTGGCCTCTTTTGCGGACATATGAAAAGCTCCCGCTTCGTCGAGAGTTTCGCCTGGCAGACGGGTGAGCGGATCGAAGCGGTCGGCGGTGTCGACTACAGACTGAAGGATGAGAGCAGACCCGCAAACTGGTACACCGCCCATCTCAGCATGCGCGACGGGAGCAGCCGGAGCAGGGACTGGTGGCACCTGGTCGATGGCGATTGGGGCGCCGGCTTCTTCCAGAACTCCGCCTGCAATTTCTGCGATGACGTGGTCGGCGAAACGGCTGACATTTCCTTCGGCGACGCCTGGGTGGAGCCCTATGCATCTGACGGCCGCGGGACCAATGTCGTCGTTGTCCGCTCGCCGGAGCTTCATCGGCTGATCGGTCGGGCCATGGCCGAAGGGAGGCTTGAGCTGCGGGAGGTCGACAGCGCTTTCGTGGTGCGGACACAGGCGGCAGGGTTCAGGCAGCGGCGCGAGGGGCTGGCATTTCGTTTGAGCTGGCCGCGGCGCGGCGTTAGACCGCTAAAGCGAATCCCGCCGAAATTCACCGGTCTGCCGCCGCGACGCATGCTGATCTATTGGCTGCGCAGCGTGATCAGCGCGCATAGCCATCATGTGTTCTGGTGTGCTCGCACGCTGCGTCTGCCCGTGCTCTATCTCCGCTGGGCCTCCGCAATTCTCGCCTTCTATCAGGGCGTCACCTACTCCCGGGGCAGGATTGGAAGGCTTGTCGACCGCATCGTCCCCCGGGAGAAAGACGACTGA
- a CDS encoding beta-xylosidase — protein MIEAAMIWNEPNNKSHWDPDLDPDWSRFAHMAKLAGDAIRDVNPGLTRVLGGISPIDPNFMALMKSYGVLDHVDAVAVHGFPLDWNLWQIDEWPQKIEEIRGITDLPLWVSEVGVSTFGAEEVQAWGLKRTVELLKGRIDRIQWYSLYDLPSAWGATTRHREAEGSSYYRHFYMGLLREDGTPKPAIEEFSRHTPEIGLMQWFHFEDPRLDEAVQWMKQLGVTYVRTGLSWADRFRPDALDWFDRQMEALEDFDVTVTFCFTPAHRGLAAHHTSTPIVPEEFAEFCAEMTERYASVSSTLNVVDQSSFSRGTMRSTSLPILPRE, from the coding sequence ATGATCGAAGCCGCCATGATTTGGAACGAACCAAACAACAAGTCGCATTGGGATCCGGACCTCGACCCGGACTGGAGCCGATTTGCCCATATGGCGAAACTAGCCGGAGATGCTATCCGCGATGTGAATCCCGGCCTCACGCGCGTGCTTGGCGGCATTTCGCCGATCGATCCGAATTTCATGGCATTGATGAAATCCTATGGCGTGCTCGACCATGTCGATGCCGTTGCGGTGCATGGATTTCCCCTCGACTGGAACCTTTGGCAGATCGACGAATGGCCGCAGAAAATCGAAGAAATTCGCGGCATCACCGATCTGCCCCTATGGGTGAGCGAGGTCGGCGTCTCGACCTTCGGCGCTGAGGAGGTGCAGGCTTGGGGGTTGAAGAGGACGGTCGAATTGCTCAAGGGCAGGATTGATCGGATTCAGTGGTACAGCCTCTACGACCTGCCGAGCGCCTGGGGGGCAACCACCCGCCACCGCGAGGCGGAGGGCTCCTCCTATTACCGGCATTTCTACATGGGTCTCCTGCGTGAGGACGGCACGCCTAAACCGGCCATCGAGGAATTCTCCAGGCACACGCCCGAGATCGGGCTGATGCAATGGTTCCATTTCGAGGACCCGCGGCTGGACGAGGCGGTCCAGTGGATGAAGCAGCTCGGCGTCACTTATGTGAGGACCGGCCTTTCCTGGGCCGATCGCTTCCGGCCGGACGCCCTGGACTGGTTCGACCGCCAGATGGAGGCGCTCGAAGACTTCGACGTGACCGTCACCTTCTGCTTCACGCCGGCGCACAGGGGGCTCGCTGCCCACCACACCAGCACGCCGATCGTGCCGGAGGAGTTCGCCGAGTTCTGCGCGGAGATGACGGAGCGCTATGCGTCCGTTTCCTCGACGCTGAATGTCGTCGATCAGTCGTCTTTCTCCCGGGGGACGATGCGGTCGACAAGCCTTCCAATCCTGCCCCGGGAGTAG
- a CDS encoding histidine phosphatase family protein, translating into MTTTFLLVRHAAHDRIGQFLAGRTADVPLGEAGRKQAERLAARLACEGIASIYTSPRKRTRETAGAVAAASGLAEVTTTEALDEVDFGAWSGKTFEALHTDPLWRQWNSERSRVRAPSGETMFDVQRRVTQLVAALEKKNGGTKIALVSHADVIKSLVCHVLGLSLDAWPRFEIAPASVSAVVASDGDLKLLMLNREAPNLDETAHLLTARR; encoded by the coding sequence GTGACGACCACGTTCCTCCTGGTGCGCCATGCCGCACACGACCGGATCGGACAGTTCCTCGCCGGGCGAACGGCCGATGTTCCCCTCGGCGAGGCCGGGAGAAAACAGGCAGAACGGCTCGCGGCGCGCCTCGCCTGCGAAGGTATTGCCTCGATCTATACGAGCCCGCGCAAACGTACCAGGGAGACCGCAGGGGCTGTTGCCGCCGCCTCCGGCCTTGCCGAAGTGACCACGACGGAAGCGCTCGACGAAGTCGACTTCGGCGCCTGGTCCGGCAAGACTTTCGAGGCGCTTCATACCGATCCGCTATGGCGGCAATGGAATTCCGAAAGAAGCCGCGTGCGCGCGCCCAGCGGCGAGACCATGTTCGATGTGCAGCGGCGCGTGACACAGCTCGTCGCGGCGCTCGAAAAGAAAAATGGCGGCACGAAGATTGCGCTTGTCAGCCATGCTGATGTCATCAAGTCGCTGGTCTGCCACGTGCTTGGCCTTTCGTTGGATGCCTGGCCCCGCTTCGAGATCGCGCCGGCCTCCGTCTCTGCCGTGGTGGCAAGCGACGGCGACTTGAAGCTTCTGATGTTGAACCGCGAAGCGCCGAACCTGGACGAGACAGCCCATCTACTGACAGCGCGGAGGTAA
- a CDS encoding inositol-3-phosphate synthase: MRSKSIRIGLAGVGNCASSLVQGLTFYRNAREDEPVPGLMHVTLGGYHVSDVEIAAAFDVAAPKVGRDVADAIYAEPNNTCRFANVAPTGVTVQRGRTLDGIGRYLRENIEESDQPAVDVAEVLRQSETDVLVSYLPVGAEAATRWYAEQALAAGCGFINCIPVFIASDSAWQKRFAERGLPLIGDDIKSQVGATIVHRLLANLFRDRGVQIDRTYQLNFGGNTDFLNMLERERLESKKISKTQSVVSQLDVPLAAGDIHIGPSDHVPWLTDRKFAYIRVEGTTFGNVPLNIELKLEVWDSPNSAGVVIDAVRCAKLALDRKIGGPLIAPSSYFMKSPPRQFTDAEARRRLEEFIASDEEGLLGAAE, encoded by the coding sequence ATGCGATCGAAATCCATTCGGATCGGCTTGGCGGGGGTGGGCAATTGTGCCTCGTCCCTCGTTCAGGGGCTCACCTTTTATCGTAACGCCAGAGAGGACGAACCGGTTCCCGGGCTGATGCATGTCACCCTCGGCGGCTACCATGTGAGTGACGTCGAAATCGCCGCGGCATTTGACGTTGCCGCTCCGAAGGTGGGCCGGGATGTTGCCGATGCGATCTACGCCGAACCGAACAACACCTGTCGCTTCGCCAACGTCGCTCCGACGGGCGTGACCGTTCAGCGCGGCCGGACCCTTGACGGCATAGGCCGATATCTGCGTGAGAACATCGAAGAATCCGACCAGCCCGCAGTCGACGTTGCGGAAGTCCTGCGGCAGAGCGAAACGGATGTGCTCGTTTCCTATCTGCCCGTCGGCGCCGAGGCGGCCACGCGCTGGTATGCGGAACAGGCTCTGGCCGCCGGTTGCGGTTTCATCAATTGCATACCCGTCTTCATCGCCTCCGACAGCGCCTGGCAGAAGCGCTTTGCCGAACGCGGTCTGCCGCTCATCGGCGACGATATCAAGAGCCAGGTCGGCGCGACCATCGTGCATCGCCTGCTCGCCAATCTCTTCCGCGACCGCGGCGTGCAGATCGACCGGACCTACCAGCTCAATTTCGGCGGCAACACGGATTTCCTCAACATGCTCGAGCGGGAGCGGCTGGAATCGAAGAAGATCTCGAAGACACAGTCCGTGGTCAGCCAATTGGATGTCCCGCTCGCCGCCGGCGACATCCATATCGGCCCGAGCGATCACGTGCCCTGGCTTACCGACCGAAAATTCGCCTATATTCGCGTCGAGGGCACCACCTTCGGCAATGTTCCCCTCAATATCGAGTTGAAGCTCGAAGTGTGGGATTCGCCCAATTCCGCCGGCGTCGTCATCGATGCGGTGCGCTGCGCCAAGCTTGCGCTCGACCGGAAGATTGGCGGTCCGCTGATTGCGCCATCGAGCTATTTCATGAAGTCCCCGCCACGGCAATTCACCGACGCAGAGGCTCGCCGACGCCTGGAGGAATTCATCGCCAGCGACGAAGAAGGACTGTTGGGAGCGGCCGAGTGA
- a CDS encoding Gfo/Idh/MocA family protein, protein MPDAILVQARPRVGFLGVGWIGLDRMRAIVECGAVEPAVIADPSPEMVAAARELAPEATVAASLEGLLDQELDGVVIATPSALHAAQSIMALEQGLAVFCQKPLGRSHDECIAVVEAARRADRLLGVDLSYRQTEGMRQIRDLIVSGELGTVYAVDLVFHNAYGPGKPWFYDKALSGGGCVMDLGVHLVDLVLWTLGFPDVVRVESRLYSRGSRILRDGNEVEDYAVATLELANGVVARIACSWQLHAGCDAVIGADFYGTRGGTSFRNVNGSFLDFTAELHRGTQRQVLASPPDAWCGRAAAAWAERLAAAEAFDPDCGNFATVAAVLDIIYGR, encoded by the coding sequence ATGCCTGACGCAATCCTGGTTCAAGCCCGCCCCCGTGTCGGCTTCCTGGGCGTTGGCTGGATCGGCCTCGACCGGATGAGGGCGATCGTCGAATGCGGCGCCGTCGAGCCAGCCGTTATCGCCGATCCCTCCCCCGAAATGGTGGCGGCGGCACGCGAACTGGCGCCGGAAGCAACGGTCGCAGCATCGCTCGAAGGGCTGCTCGACCAGGAACTCGACGGTGTCGTGATCGCGACGCCGAGCGCGCTCCACGCGGCGCAATCGATCATGGCCCTGGAGCAGGGCCTCGCGGTGTTCTGCCAAAAGCCGCTCGGCCGTTCGCACGACGAGTGCATCGCCGTCGTCGAGGCAGCGCGACGCGCGGACAGGCTGCTCGGCGTCGACCTGTCCTATCGCCAAACCGAAGGCATGCGGCAGATTCGCGATCTGATCGTCTCAGGCGAACTCGGCACTGTTTATGCCGTCGATCTCGTCTTCCACAACGCCTATGGTCCCGGCAAGCCATGGTTCTACGACAAGGCGTTGTCCGGCGGCGGATGCGTCATGGATCTCGGCGTGCACCTCGTGGACCTCGTCCTTTGGACCCTAGGCTTTCCGGATGTCGTTCGCGTCGAAAGCAGGCTGTATTCGAGGGGATCGCGCATTCTTCGAGACGGCAATGAAGTAGAGGACTACGCGGTCGCAACGCTCGAACTGGCCAACGGTGTTGTCGCCCGGATCGCTTGCTCGTGGCAATTGCACGCAGGCTGTGACGCCGTAATCGGCGCCGACTTCTACGGTACCCGGGGGGGTACGAGCTTCCGCAACGTGAATGGCTCTTTCCTCGACTTCACGGCCGAACTTCACCGCGGCACGCAACGGCAAGTCCTGGCGTCGCCGCCGGATGCCTGGTGTGGACGCGCCGCCGCCGCCTGGGCTGAACGGCTCGCCGCAGCAGAGGCCTTCGACCCCGACTGCGGGAATTTCGCGACTGTCGCTGCAGTGCTCGATATAATTTACGGACGATAG